The following proteins come from a genomic window of Alosa sapidissima isolate fAloSap1 chromosome 22, fAloSap1.pri, whole genome shotgun sequence:
- the nrf1 gene encoding LOW QUALITY PROTEIN: nuclear respiratory factor 1 (The sequence of the model RefSeq protein was modified relative to this genomic sequence to represent the inferred CDS: deleted 2 bases in 2 codons) yields the protein MEEHAVHQAAEHMSTIEAHAVSQQVQQVHVATYTEHSMMSADDDSPSSPDDDTYDDSDILNSTGTDEVTAHLAAAGPVGMAAAAAVATGKKRKRPHIFESNPSIRKRQQTRLLRKLRATLDEYTTRVGQQAIVLCISPSKPNAVFKVFGAAPLENVVRKYKSMILEDLENALAEHAPAGGELSSELPPLTIDGIPVSVDKMTQAQLRAFIPEMLKYSTGRGKPGWGKESCKPIWWPEDIPWANVRSDVRTEEQKQRVSWTQALRTIVKNCYKQHGREDLLYAFDDQQVTHQQVATTATHSIAHLVPSQTVVQTISNPDGTVSLIQVGTGQTVATLADASELPGTVTVAQVNYSTVTDGEVDQNWATLQGGEMTIQTTQASEATQAVASLAEAAVAASQEMQQGGTVTMALNRYASKGAVGVEGREVREREGGRKGVEGRSTASQRVLICIQYVFPLLLSPPAAGLVQIPVSMYQTVVTSLAQGNRPMQVAMAPVATRIENTVTLDGQAVEVVTLEQ from the exons ATGGAAGAGCACGCGGTACACCAGGCGGCGGAGCACATGAGCACCATCGAGGCGCATGCCGTCTCGCAGCAGGTGCAGCAGGTGCACGTGGCCACCTACACGGAGCACAGCATGATGAGCGCCGACGACGATTCGCCCTCCTCGCCCGATGATGACACCTATGATGACTCGGACATCCTCAACTCCACCGGCACTGATGAGGTCACTGCCCACCTGGCCGCTGCAG GGCCAGTTGGAATGGCAGCTGCTGCTGCCGTGGCAACAGGAAAGAAACGTAAAAGGCCACACATCTTTGAGTCTAACCCCTCGATCCGAAAAAGACAGCAGACAAGATTACTCAG GAAACTGCGGGCCACTCTGGACGAGTACACCACGCGTGTGGGCCAGCAGGCCATTGTGCTGTGCATCTCCCCCTCCAAGCCCAACGCCGTCTTCAAGGTGTTCGGGGCCGCCCCACTGGAGAATGTT GTGAGGAAGTATAAAAGCATGATTCTGGAGGACCTGGAGAATGCACTAGCTGAGCATGCACCCGCCGGAGGGGAGCTGAGCTCCGAGCTGCCCCCTCTAACTATCGACGGCATCCCCGTGTCTGTGGACAAGATGACGCAG GCCCAGCTCCGTGCCTTCATCCCAGAGATGCTGAAGTACTCCACAGGCCGTGGGAAGCCCGGCTGGGGCAAAGAGAGCTGCAAGCCCATCTGGTGGCCGGAAGACATCCCCTGGGCCAACGTCCGCAGCGATGTCCGCACCGAGGAGCAGAAGCAGAGGG TGTCATGGACACAGGCCCTGCGCACCATCGTGAAGAActgttacaagcagcatggaCGTGAGGACCTGCTCTACGCCTTCGATGACCAGCAGGTGACCCACCAGCAGGTTGCCACGACAGCCACGCACAGCATCGCACACCTGGTCCCCTCACAGACAGTGGTGCAGACTATCAGCAACCCAGACGGCACCGTATCACTTATACAG GTTGGCACGGGACAAACTGTGGCC ACCCTGGCAGACGCTTCCGAGTTGCCTGGCACAGTTACTGTAGCACAGGTCAACTACTCGACCGTGACGGATGGCGAG GTGGATCAGAACTGGGCAACGTTGCAGGGCGGCGAGATGACCATC CAGACCACGCAGGCGTCCGAGGCCACGCAGGCCGTGGCGTCGCTAGCCGAGGCCGCCGTCGCCGCCTCTCAGGAGATGCAGCAGGGGGGGACGGTTACCATGGCGCTCAACAGGTACGCAAGCAAAGGGGCAGTGGGAGTAGAGGGaagagaggtgagggagagagagggggggaggaaggGAGTCGAGGGGAGAAGTACAGCGAGTCA ACGTGTGTTGATATGTATTCAATATGTgtttcctctcctgctctctccccctGCTGCAGGCCTGGTGCAGATTCCCGTCAGCATGTACCAGACGGTGGTCACCAGCCTCGCCCAGGGTAACCGGCCCATGCAGGTTGCCATGGCACCGGTGGCCACACGCATCGAGAACACGGTGACGCTCGACGGGCAGGCCGTGGAGGTCGTGACCCTAGAGCAGTGA